The following nucleotide sequence is from Mesorhizobium sp. J8.
CGCAAAAAACGGAACCGAATCAAACAGACAGGCTGCTCGTCATCGCCTGCGGGATGATTGCGCGCGAAGTTTTGGCCGTCAAGCAACAGCTAAAGCTCGACCATCTCGAACTGACCTGCCTGCCGGCCGAGTTCCATTTCTATCCGGACCGCATCGCGCCGGCGATGGACAAGGCGATCGAAAAGGCCAAGGCGGAAGGCTACCGGCATATCTTCGTCGGCTATGCCGACTGCGGCACCGGCGGCCTGCTCGACCGCATCATCGACAAACACGGCGTCGAGCGCATGGCCGGGCCGCATTGCTTTGCCTTCTACCAGGGCGCGGAAGCCTATGCGAAGGTCGCCGACGACGACATGATGTCGTTCTACATGACCGACTTCCTTTGCCGCCAGTTCGACGCCTTCTTCATCAAGCCGCTCGGCCTCGACCGGCATCCCGAGCTGATCAAGGACTATTTCGGCAACTACGAGAAGCTGATCTATCTCGCCCAGACCGACGATCCCGAGCTCGACAAGGTTGCCGAGAGGGCCGCCGCCATGCTCGGCCTCGCCTATGAACGCCGCTCGACCGGCTATGGCGACCTGACCGGCGAACTCGCGCGGGCGGCACACAGCACCGCCTGAGAAGGCAGGGCTTCAGACTTCCGCTTCCAGTGCGGCAAGCACGTCGGCAAAACTCGTTCTGCAGACGAAGCCCAGCTTCTCCCTCGCCCGCGACGGATCGTAGACGCGGTCGATCGACGAAAACATCGTCCAGCCCTTCCTGGCGTAAAGGCGCGGATAATCCGGGAAATAGCGTGCGACGACCAAAGGCGCGTCGGCGATGATCTCGGCGCAGTCCTGCGGCCTAAACGGCGTCTGCGCCGAGACGATAAAGATATCGAAGCCCAGGCTCGGCGCCCTCTCCAGCGCCGCGACATGGGCCTCGGCCGCATCCTCGACCGTCAGCCGCCGGAATAGCAGCTCGTTGGCCTTCGTGTTGGCGTCCGACTGTTCGATCGCATGCGCCATGTCGTCCGCTTCGGGAAAGAAGCGTGCGGTACGCAGCACCACCACCGGCAACCCGTGTTCAAGATGGTAGAGACGGCACAGATGCTCGGCCGAAAGCTTCGTCACGCCATAGATGTTGCGCGGCTCGGGCGACAACTCCTCCGTCAGCCAGGCGGCCTTGCGCGCGCCGCCCTGGAAGCCGGCGCGGATTGCCTGCGAGATCATCAGCGACGTCGTCGAGGTAAAGACGAAACGCTCGACGCCGCAGGCAATCGCCGCGTCGAGCAGATTGAGCGTGCCTTGCACATTCGTCGCGACGAAATCCGTATTCTCGAAATGCTCGATGTTCGGCTTGTGCAACGCGCCGCTGTGAATGATGGCCTCGATTCGATTGTCGCGAACAGTTCCGAAGACCAGGTCGCGGTCCGCGACCGAACCGACGACCTGCGTGCGTGCCGAGAGAACCGGATCGAGACCGACCACCTCATGGCCGAGCGCTTCGAGCTTTGGCTGCAGCGCGCTGCCCAACCAGCCGGACGATCCCGTGAGCAAGATCCGCATCGATCAAACCGCCATTTTTTCGAGCTCACGCTGTTAAGCACGGATGACAGGCGAGCGCGAACCGGTAAGTTGTACGCCAGTGACGAAAAGAACTGTTCCAGCAATTGATTTGAGGAAGAGATTTGATGACCCCTCGCCTGCTTTTTGCCGCTCTCGGCCTCGTCGCCCTTACCTTGCCCGCCCATGCCGACGGCGAAGTGCAAAAGCTGATAACCGCCGCCGACAAGGCGCGGCTGGATAAGTATGGCGAAACGCGCAAGGCCCTCGAAGAGGCGAAGGCCGGCAATCCGTCGGAGGTCGAGCAGCTGGATGGCCTGCTCGCCAAGCCGATCGTCGCTTTCTCCGACAAGGACCTCACCGGCAACTGGAAGTGCCGCACCATCAAGGCGGGCGGCATCAGCCCGCTCG
It contains:
- a CDS encoding DUF1638 domain-containing protein; its protein translation is MVNTQKTEPNQTDRLLVIACGMIAREVLAVKQQLKLDHLELTCLPAEFHFYPDRIAPAMDKAIEKAKAEGYRHIFVGYADCGTGGLLDRIIDKHGVERMAGPHCFAFYQGAEAYAKVADDDMMSFYMTDFLCRQFDAFFIKPLGLDRHPELIKDYFGNYEKLIYLAQTDDPELDKVAERAAAMLGLAYERRSTGYGDLTGELARAAHSTA
- a CDS encoding NAD-dependent epimerase/dehydratase family protein, with the protein product MRILLTGSSGWLGSALQPKLEALGHEVVGLDPVLSARTQVVGSVADRDLVFGTVRDNRIEAIIHSGALHKPNIEHFENTDFVATNVQGTLNLLDAAIACGVERFVFTSTTSLMISQAIRAGFQGGARKAAWLTEELSPEPRNIYGVTKLSAEHLCRLYHLEHGLPVVVLRTARFFPEADDMAHAIEQSDANTKANELLFRRLTVEDAAEAHVAALERAPSLGFDIFIVSAQTPFRPQDCAEIIADAPLVVARYFPDYPRLYARKGWTMFSSIDRVYDPSRAREKLGFVCRTSFADVLAALEAEV